In one window of Porites lutea chromosome 8, jaPorLute2.1, whole genome shotgun sequence DNA:
- the LOC140945812 gene encoding NFU1 iron-sulfur cluster scaffold homolog, mitochondrial-like, translating into MATTLRHSSLFTWRNLRFLVFSRGVIQSVRRQQNIYKCYSASRREFGSLAGLKWSRDSRLLPSQNNFLPPRGSVRTMFIQVQETPNPNSLKFVPGEQVLESGTVNFPNSQSAFCSPLARSLFRITGVQGVMFGPDFITVTKTEDDVEWSVLKPEIFASIMDFFASNVPILTEEQPPSDTAIDPEDDETVAMIKELLETRIRPTVQEDGGDIIFKGFHDGVVKLKLQGACSSCPSSIVTLKSGIENMMQFYIPEVVSVEQVEDEVDEISKTEFDKLEAKLGEKDEP; encoded by the exons ATGGCGACCACCTTGCGTCATTCTAGTTTGTTTACCTGGAGAAATTTACGATTTTTGGTATTTAGTAGAGGAGTTATTCAAAGTGTAAGGCGGCAACAGAATATTTACAAATGCTACTCAGCATCCAGGAGGGAATTTGGGTCGTTGGCTGGTCTTAAGTGGTCGCGAGACTCGCGTTTGTTGCCTTCACAAAATAACTTCCTTCCTCCTCGAG GAAGTGTGCGGACAATGTTCATTCAAGTTCAAGAAACTCCTAATCCAAACAGTTTGAAGTTTGTTCCTGGGGAGCAAGTGTTGGAGTCTGGTACAGTGAATTTTCCAAACTCACAGTCTGCATTTTGTTCCCCTTTGGCAAG gagtcTGTTCAGAATAACTGGTGTTCAAGGGGTAATGTTTGGGCCTGATTTCATCACAGTCACAAAG ACTGAAGATGATGTGGAATGGTCAGTATTAAAACCAGAAATATTTGCCTCCATAATGGATTTCTTTGCCAGTAATGTTCCTATCCTCACAGAAGAACAGCCTCCAAGTGACACAG CTATCGACCCTGAAGATGATGAAACAGTTGCAATGATTAAAGAGTTGTTGGAAACAAGAATAAG ACCTACAGTGCAAGAAGATGGTGGTGATATCATTTTTAAG GGATTCCATGATGGTGTCGTAAAGTTAAAATTACAG GGAGCGTGCTCCAGCTGCCCAAGTTCTATCGTAACTCTAAAGAGTGGAATAGAAAACATGATGCAGTTCTATATCCCTGAAGTGGTCTCCGTGGAACAG GTTGAAGATGAAGTGGATGAAATAAGCAAGACAGAATTTGATAAACTGGAAGCCAAACTTGGCGAAAAAGATGAGCCATAG